The following are encoded together in the Streptomyces sp. NBC_01465 genome:
- a CDS encoding alpha/beta hydrolase: protein MRPATATAAAVTTLIGVGAAAVAAGRYASDAALRAPRGRPLPADPRLTLHATAPGQITLTRSLASLRPGTYGLENADVHAVIGPVLDQVPHTADTVVRRLERVTHGSLEPGARLRLTPQLHQGNPYTALGLDHEDVVITGELGTLPAWFVPAVRSTWVITIHGLGTTREHPMNVMDFLHRQQFPVLDLTYRGDLGAPRSPDGLGHLGESEWRDVDAAIRHAVRGGAERVILHGWSTGATMALHAATRSALRHKVSGLVLDSPVLDWEATLRALAATRHTPAPLLPLAVRAAQGRTGLHADHHFDVSVPTLILHGPGDQVSPWARSRELAARSPELTTLHPVPDAPHAAMWNADPAAYEEALRRFLTPLM from the coding sequence GTGCGCCCGGCTACAGCGACGGCAGCGGCCGTCACCACCCTGATCGGCGTCGGCGCGGCTGCGGTCGCCGCCGGACGCTACGCCAGCGATGCCGCCCTCAGGGCGCCGCGCGGCCGGCCGCTCCCTGCCGACCCGCGCCTCACCCTGCACGCCACGGCGCCCGGGCAGATCACCCTGACCCGCAGCCTGGCCTCGCTGCGCCCCGGCACCTACGGCCTCGAGAACGCCGACGTCCACGCCGTGATCGGCCCCGTCCTCGATCAGGTCCCGCACACCGCGGACACCGTCGTACGCCGCCTGGAGCGCGTCACCCACGGCTCCCTGGAGCCCGGCGCCCGGCTGCGGCTGACCCCGCAGCTCCACCAGGGGAACCCGTACACGGCGCTCGGCCTCGACCACGAGGACGTCGTCATCACCGGTGAACTGGGCACGCTCCCCGCCTGGTTCGTGCCCGCGGTCCGCTCCACCTGGGTGATCACCATCCATGGGCTCGGCACCACCAGGGAGCACCCCATGAACGTCATGGACTTCCTGCACCGGCAGCAGTTCCCGGTCCTCGACCTCACCTACCGCGGCGACCTGGGTGCCCCGCGCTCGCCCGACGGCCTCGGTCACCTGGGTGAATCCGAGTGGCGCGATGTGGACGCCGCCATCCGCCACGCGGTACGCGGCGGCGCCGAGCGCGTCATCCTCCACGGCTGGTCCACCGGCGCGACGATGGCCCTGCACGCCGCGACCCGCTCCGCCTTGCGGCACAAGGTCAGCGGCCTCGTCCTGGACTCGCCGGTCCTCGACTGGGAAGCCACCCTCAGGGCGCTCGCCGCGACCCGCCACACCCCGGCCCCGCTGCTCCCTCTTGCGGTACGGGCGGCGCAGGGCCGGACCGGGCTGCACGCCGACCACCACTTCGACGTATCGGTCCCCACCCTGATCCTGCACGGCCCCGGCGACCAGGTCTCGCCCTGGGCCCGGTCGCGCGAACTGGCCGCGCGAAGCCCGGAGTTGACCACCCTGCACCCCGTTCCGGATGCGCCGCACGCCGCCATGTGGAACGCGGACCCCGCAGCGTACGAAGAGGCCCTTCGCCGCTTCCTGACCCCTCTCATGTGA
- a CDS encoding class II aldolase/adducin family protein has translation MTSQDAIAEAWNELVATARRTVAEGLVVGTSGNVSVRSGGLILVTPSGVPYDRLGPEDTVAVDLAGHQVLGTLAPTSELPLHLAVYGSTDATAVVHTHAVHATAVSTLVPELPLVHYMAAVLGGPVRVAPYALYGSDELAENVLRALAGRTGCLLQNHGTVTYGTSLSQAYDRTAQLEWMCELWLKASALPGRTPHLLTEPQLAEVKEKLRGYGPQPR, from the coding sequence ATGACCTCACAGGACGCGATCGCAGAAGCCTGGAACGAACTCGTCGCCACCGCCCGCAGGACCGTGGCCGAGGGCCTGGTCGTCGGCACCTCCGGCAATGTCTCCGTACGCTCCGGAGGCCTCATCCTGGTCACCCCGAGCGGCGTCCCCTACGACCGGCTCGGCCCCGAGGACACCGTCGCCGTCGACCTCGCGGGCCACCAGGTGCTCGGCACCCTCGCCCCGACCAGCGAGCTTCCCCTCCACCTCGCGGTGTACGGGAGCACCGACGCGACGGCCGTCGTCCACACCCACGCCGTCCACGCGACCGCCGTCTCCACCCTCGTCCCCGAGCTCCCGCTGGTCCATTACATGGCCGCGGTGCTGGGCGGCCCGGTGCGCGTCGCGCCGTACGCGCTCTACGGATCCGACGAGTTGGCCGAGAATGTGCTGCGCGCGCTTGCCGGACGCACAGGATGCCTGCTGCAGAACCACGGCACCGTCACGTACGGAACCTCCCTCTCCCAGGCGTACGACCGCACGGCCCAGCTGGAGTGGATGTGCGAACTCTGGCTGAAGGCGAGCGCCCTCCCCGGCCGTACCCCCCACCTGCTGACCGAACCCCAGCTCGCAGAGGTCAAGGAGAAGCTCCGCGGCTACGGTCCCCAGCCTCGTTAG
- a CDS encoding lysozyme, whose translation MARDNKPLLRRARVRTLAVSAAALTALGGTALAEIPASGAGKPKGNDVSSHQKNVDWAETRAEGGRFTYVKATESTTYRNPYFSQQYNGARSAGLVRGAYHFALPDKSSGKAQAAYFVKYGGRWKADGWTLPPAVDMEYNPYSKHACYGMNPAKMVGWITSFSNEIRRLTGRRPVIYTSARWWNRCTGRSRAFAASHALWVARYSSSPGELPAGWSYWTIWQYDNGSGSLPGDQNLFNGSVSQLQRFARG comes from the coding sequence ATGGCCCGTGACAACAAACCGTTACTTCGCCGCGCCCGGGTACGGACACTCGCCGTGTCCGCCGCGGCACTCACCGCACTGGGGGGAACCGCGCTCGCCGAGATCCCGGCGTCGGGCGCGGGCAAGCCCAAGGGGAACGACGTCTCCTCGCACCAGAAGAACGTGGACTGGGCGGAGACCAGGGCCGAGGGCGGCCGCTTCACCTACGTCAAGGCCACCGAGTCCACCACCTATCGCAACCCCTACTTCTCGCAGCAGTACAACGGCGCACGGAGCGCGGGGCTCGTCCGGGGCGCCTACCACTTCGCGCTGCCGGACAAGTCGTCCGGGAAGGCGCAGGCTGCCTACTTCGTGAAGTACGGGGGCCGGTGGAAGGCGGACGGCTGGACGCTGCCGCCCGCCGTGGACATGGAGTACAACCCGTACAGCAAGCACGCCTGCTACGGGATGAACCCGGCGAAGATGGTCGGCTGGATCACGTCCTTCAGCAACGAGATCAGGCGGCTGACCGGGCGCCGCCCTGTCATCTACACCTCGGCCCGCTGGTGGAACCGCTGCACGGGCAGGAGCCGGGCCTTCGCCGCGAGCCATGCCCTGTGGGTGGCGCGCTACAGCAGTTCGCCGGGGGAACTGCCCGCCGGGTGGTCGTACTGGACGATCTGGCAGTACGACAACGGCAGCGGGTCGCTGCCGGGTGACCAGAATCTCTTCAACGGGTCGGTCAGTCAGCTCCAGAGGTTCGCCAGGGGGTAG
- a CDS encoding inorganic phosphate transporter yields MEHLTLLLGIVIVTALVFDFTNGFHDTANAMATTISTGALKPKTAVAMSAVLNLVGAFLSVEVAKTISGGIINEQGISTEVIFAALVGAILWNLLTWLLGLPSSSSHALFGGLIGATLMSVGTSGVNGTTVVTKVLIPAIAAPIVAGLAAYLATKLTYKIGSRTDDKATAKGYRAGQIASAGLVSLAHGTNDAQKTMGVITLALVTGGVLAPGANPPLWVIVSAGLAIAMGTYLGGWRIIKTMGKGLTELRPQQGFSAQTGAATVILASSHLGFSLSTTQVCSGSVMGAGLGRKGGVVRWSTATRMFVAWGLTLPAAAVVGAGAEFLTRQGNVGIAAVAVLLVAGSGVIWSLSRRKPVDHTSVTPDADTDAEPAGVVTTAIAAVTPPPPAGAPVDELRATIPSPGGAAPEPTRPATV; encoded by the coding sequence ATGGAACACCTGACCCTGCTCCTTGGGATCGTGATCGTTACCGCTCTCGTGTTCGACTTCACGAACGGTTTCCACGACACCGCCAACGCGATGGCGACGACCATCTCGACCGGCGCTCTCAAGCCCAAGACTGCGGTGGCCATGTCCGCCGTGCTCAACCTCGTCGGTGCATTCCTTTCCGTGGAGGTCGCCAAGACGATCTCCGGCGGGATCATCAATGAACAAGGCATCAGCACGGAAGTGATCTTCGCGGCGCTCGTCGGCGCCATCCTCTGGAATCTGCTGACCTGGCTCCTCGGCCTGCCGTCCAGTTCCTCCCACGCTCTCTTCGGCGGGCTCATCGGCGCCACGCTGATGTCCGTCGGAACCTCCGGGGTCAACGGCACCACCGTCGTCACCAAGGTGCTGATCCCCGCGATCGCCGCCCCGATCGTCGCCGGTCTGGCCGCCTACCTGGCCACGAAGCTGACGTACAAGATCGGCAGCCGCACCGACGACAAGGCGACGGCCAAGGGCTACCGCGCCGGTCAGATCGCCTCCGCCGGTCTGGTCTCCCTCGCGCACGGCACCAACGACGCGCAGAAGACCATGGGTGTCATCACCCTGGCGCTGGTGACGGGCGGCGTCCTCGCCCCCGGCGCCAACCCGCCGCTGTGGGTCATCGTCTCGGCCGGTCTGGCCATCGCGATGGGTACGTACCTGGGCGGCTGGCGCATCATCAAGACCATGGGCAAGGGGCTCACCGAGCTCCGTCCGCAGCAGGGCTTCTCCGCCCAGACCGGTGCGGCCACAGTCATCCTGGCCTCCTCGCACCTCGGCTTCTCCCTCTCCACCACCCAGGTCTGCTCGGGCTCGGTCATGGGCGCGGGCCTCGGCCGCAAGGGCGGTGTGGTCCGCTGGTCCACCGCGACCCGGATGTTCGTCGCCTGGGGCCTGACGCTGCCGGCCGCAGCGGTCGTCGGTGCGGGTGCGGAGTTCCTCACCCGCCAGGGCAACGTCGGCATCGCCGCGGTCGCCGTCCTGCTCGTCGCGGGATCGGGTGTCATCTGGTCGCTCTCGCGCCGCAAGCCGGTCGACCACACGAGCGTCACCCCCGACGCGGACACCGACGCCGAGCCCGCGGGCGTCGTGACCACCGCCATCGCGGCCGTCACCCCGCCTCCCCCGGCCGGCGCTCCGGTCGACGAGCTCAGGGCCACCATCCCGTCGCCCGGGGGCGCCGCCCCCGAGCCGACCCGACCGGCCACGGTCTGA